From a single Planctellipticum variicoloris genomic region:
- a CDS encoding REP-associated tyrosine transposase encodes MTQKHKQVRHYHEPGDLHELTFSCYQQLALLTNDNWRHLLFRSIDRAVERQRYRLVAFVLMPEHVHLLVFPTTTPVEIDNFLKAIKQPFSVRIKSILLATQKDLLQRLTIRERPDKVVFRFWQEGPGYDRNLSSERAVRASVDYIHLNPVRRGLVVRASDWKWSSARWYESEGRNADPDLPRIHGLPWEFFT; translated from the coding sequence ATGACCCAGAAACACAAGCAGGTCCGCCACTACCACGAGCCGGGAGACCTGCACGAGTTGACATTCTCGTGCTATCAGCAGTTGGCGCTGCTGACGAACGACAATTGGCGACACTTGTTGTTCCGTTCCATCGATCGAGCCGTCGAGCGTCAGCGGTACCGACTCGTCGCGTTCGTCCTGATGCCCGAGCACGTCCACCTGCTGGTTTTTCCTACGACGACTCCCGTCGAAATCGACAACTTCCTGAAGGCGATCAAGCAGCCGTTCTCAGTACGCATCAAGTCCATTCTGCTGGCGACTCAGAAGGATCTGTTGCAGAGACTCACGATTCGAGAACGTCCCGACAAGGTTGTCTTTCGCTTCTGGCAGGAAGGCCCCGGATACGATCGGAATCTCTCGTCGGAGCGGGCGGTGCGAGCCTCCGTGGATTACATTCACCTCAATCCTGTTCGACGGGGCCTCGTAGTACGGGCCAGCGACTGGAAGTGGTCCAGTGCTCGCTGGTACGAGTCGGAGGGGCGGAACGCCGATCCGGACTTGCCTCGGATTCATGGCCTGCCCTGGGAGTTTTTCACGTAG
- a CDS encoding Uma2 family endonuclease, translating to MIHSTAPVTAADFEELLREGERWLDLASGRLVRLEPPDELHGNVVYNLAKAIAAHLRRNSEVLACFDVGLHLRRGPDTIHCPAISCFQTPGRFGEVEKLVTDTPPSLVVEVGSTPDRRESLSDRLADYRAAGVPAIWVVDTVTRHVHQHLPEGLPRMLKPQDTLTGEPVLPGFAMPVAQLFADPPWVGR from the coding sequence ATGATTCACTCCACCGCGCCGGTCACCGCCGCCGACTTCGAAGAGCTGCTGCGCGAGGGGGAACGCTGGCTCGATCTCGCTTCCGGCCGGCTCGTCCGGTTGGAGCCGCCCGACGAACTGCATGGCAACGTGGTCTACAACTTGGCCAAAGCGATCGCGGCCCATCTCCGCCGGAATTCTGAGGTTCTGGCCTGCTTCGATGTCGGCCTGCACCTCCGCCGGGGCCCGGATACGATCCACTGCCCGGCGATTTCCTGCTTCCAGACGCCCGGGCGGTTCGGCGAAGTCGAAAAACTGGTGACCGACACGCCCCCCAGCCTGGTCGTCGAGGTCGGGTCGACGCCAGACCGGCGCGAGAGCCTGTCAGACCGGCTGGCCGACTACCGGGCGGCGGGGGTCCCCGCCATCTGGGTGGTCGACACCGTCACCCGCCACGTTCACCAGCACCTGCCGGAGGGACTGCCGCGGATGCTGAAACCACAAGACACCCTGACCGGCGAACCGGTGCTACCAGGGTTTGCAATGCCTGTGGCGCAATTGTTCGCCGATCCACCGTGGGTCGGGCGGTAG